In one window of Carcharodon carcharias isolate sCarCar2 chromosome 14, sCarCar2.pri, whole genome shotgun sequence DNA:
- the ankle1 gene encoding ankyrin repeat and LEM domain-containing protein 1, whose amino-acid sequence MSRELLARRLHWAVEEEDVDSLEKWLKGSADPNLVLPEGIAALHLASGKDTEGGIRCLKTLLQHGANPNVRSTEDLTPLHVAASWGCVKSLKLLLRNGADPTLLDQDGLRAVDLAEEQGNVKCRQILQAYHHYTLLEDAREDPPTYQYVCYRRVRNGFHFFADPAEFGITESHKMDKLPGRSQKFHPISGTQQSSTHRRLDFGITDSSNVSQQPSGYSVKVNLRSSPLGEDTSVWSELPRPRSQSGTMKPRGLGHQMDIVEDRSKHHIVGETTELTLDSCVLSSTRVSTFGKFEEQNLNELNSATDFSEEHTPADQELILQDNESFLPVSATQPPPVLSQRLNTSIDDESFLPPSAPQLCPVGSCGLNNSTHHLPEAQYFPIEPRHAQRATIGLYEEKEVFKDGDAFVDIEWLSELDCTCISKEQSQSSESLSNTMLDLAKDKGFCNSELLVRATRGKGIDITSPDHVYVFERRNSTVLHNNLHKDTTVLLEDTLDYTMGTVNDGYPPYADIAQHNGSDPKASVSISSSSNGLYCSCESGFGVLSSAVGNFGPTSHTQQVQEDPMSQADTDQFLVQQTPSGRNQDKSASESPGEIATVNTQLVHTRDVQTLPFKDSQFFEKMVKDSPLQRNGEQSNCNSPTPQRQCCHRDASLSHSILINPSDNDIVHSSRAGSTYTNSYIDKGQMNAVKCNMKQQAMLSGENESSLETFTAAETNGKNHKCNQGDQSMVELVSARGCIEDGNFPGLLMLSAKKSSSSTILVNDPSLGTPSRDSVSINNNAGSKTQPSLDEEHSSIEDEKEGEGGSGLEKLLKNITLATETKQSQLSNDRLSPFVTPRTKSRLANSSLKSYDPSLFEQTLALPIRVRRVRRKQVEDAGSPSGWFGSLSNGSAVSQGADGEDETRSFPHPPDDEDADFDTVPFVRHNDQEKWTVQPLAALCPDPELASFDTVPFLNANHEKRTAQLSSPIANSNKQPLSLKSVTEASVGSQKAPFPHPVNPREYGDTNRDGCFCPPIRQSTTEMVQPDVKASDDSQMRSNKPSGEGDTTCSLKDNDLQSELKISEREQGLCGAAELPRPSSLHLSPVPLAGEPEAESEAFPQNSNVCESTRLEDANLQLGNWDQRCSFSKRSIEDRLSKIPNHNAEWQSLLGSLDLQLSPGGRPVNSSVSETVEYLYTDTEEGHTLIERRYPCKDTSFENLSTSGSEETVIYDWRSYTNREACAKEEENLPSGDGVPKLSPRLLLLSNSQIRRQLKDYGEDPGPITDLTRKVYLRYLDRIGKEPLPRKPQQFTSYSPELCQSLETFVFPDCTQEELALVQQFDQPDQNRKWREGLLKSSFNYLLLDPRVTKNLPARCHTLSSAECFRTFVSSIFYVGKGKRSRPYCHLYDALTHFKNNNNQVSAKLKQILDIWESGQGVISLHCFQNVIPVEAYTREACMVDALGLQMLTNKKRGDYYGVAATWPMKRRRRLGVHMLGRASQIFLAEGERQLRPADLRIGQ is encoded by the exons ATGAGCAGGGAGCTGTTGGCCCGGCGCTTGCATTGGGCTGTAGAGGAGGAGGATGTTGA CTCCTTAGAGAAGTGGTTGAAGGGGAGTGCCGATCCCAACCTGGTTTTACCTGAGGGGATAGCTGCTCTACATTTGGCATCTGGGAAGGACACGGAAGGTGGAATCCGGTGTTTAAAAACGCTACTTCAGCATGGGGCAAATCCTAATGTCAG ATCTACTGAAGATCTCACTCCCTTGCACGTAGCTGCCTCCTGGGGGTGTGTCAAGAGTTTGAAACTGTTGCTCAGAAATGGAGCAGACCCAACTCTCCTGGACCAG GATGGACTGAGGGCAGTGGACTTAGCTGAAGAGCAAGGAAATGTGAAATGTCGTCAGATTCTGCAAGCATATCACCACTACACTCTGCTGGAGGATGCAAGGGAAGACCCTCCCACATACCAATATG TCTGCTATCGAAGAGTTAGAAATGGTTTTCATTTCTTTGCTGATCCAGCTGAGTTCGGCATCACAGAGAGCCACAAGATGGACAAGCTTCCTGGAAGGAGTCAAAAATTTCATCCAATCAGCGGAACCCAGCAATCCTCAACCCACAGACGGCTGGATTTTGGCATCACTGACTCCAGCAATGTCAGTCAACAGCCAAGTGGCTACTCAGTGAAAGTAAACCTGAGGAGTAGCCCTTTGGGAGAAGATACATCGGTCTGGTCTGAATTACCACGGCCCAGGTCCCAGTCAGGAACAATGAAACCAAGGGGCCTAGGACATCAAATGGACATTGTTGAGGACAGGAGTAAACACCACATTGTTGGTGAAACTACAGAACTGACCCTTGACAGCTGTGTGTTGTCAAGTACTCGTGTATCTACCTTTGGAAAGTTTGAAGAGCAGAATTTAAATGAATTAAATTCTGCAACTGACTTCTCTGAGGAGCATACACCAGCAGACCAGGAGCTAATTCTTCAGGACAATGAGAGCTTTCTTCCTGTGTCTGCTACCCAGCCCCCTCCAGTCCTGAGCCAAAGACTGAACACCTCAATTGATGATGAGAGCTTTTTGCCTCCATCAGCACCCCAGCTGTGTCCAGTTGGGAGCTGTGGATTGAATAACTCAACTCATCATCTCCCTGAAGCCCAGTACTTCCCAATTGAACCTCGCCATGCTCAGCGAGCAACAATTGGTTTGTATGAAGAGAAGGAAGTCTTCAAGGACGGTGATGCTTTTGTTGACATAGAGTGGCTCTCTGAATTGGATTGTACCTGCATTTCAAAGGAACAATCTCAGTCCAGTGAATCTCTTTCGAACACTATGCTTGACCTTGCCAAAGACAAAGGATTTTGTAATTCTGAGCTTTTAGTAAGAGCAACTAGAGGCAAAGGCATTGACATAACTTCACCAGATCATGTCTATGTATTTGAACGCAGAAATTCGACTGTTCTACATAACAACCTGCATAAAGACACTACAGTTCTCCTTGAGGACACTTTAGACTATACCATGGGGACAGTCAATGATGGATATCCTCCATATGCTGACATAGCCCAACATAATGGTAGTGATCCCAAAGCTTCAGTCTCGATTTCGAGTTCAAGCAACGGCCTATACTGTAGCTGCGAAAGTGGATTTGGGGTTTTATCCAGTGCAGTCGGGAACTTCGGGCCTACAAGTCACACACAGCAGGTTCAGGAAGACCCAATGAGCCAGGCGGACACAGACCAATTTTTAGTGCAGCAAACTCCTTCAGGCAGGAACCAGGACAAATCTGCTTCAGAATCTCCAGGTGAGATTGCAACAGTTAATACCCAGCTGGTACACACTAGAGATGTGCAGACTCTTCCTTTCAAAGATTCCCAGTTCTTTGAGAAAATGGTGAAAGATTCTCCTTTGCAAAGGAATGGCGAGCAGTCCAACTGCAATTCTCCAACTCCTCAAAGGCAGTGTTGCCACCGCGATGCAAGTCTTTCCCATAGCATCCTAATCAACCCAAGTGACAATGACATTGTACACAGCTCACGTGCAGGATCCACCTATACAAACAGCTATATCGACAAGGGACAGATGAATGCAGTAAAATGCAACATGAAGCAGCAGGCAATGCTCAGTGGTGAAAATGAATCAAGCCTGGAGACGttcacagctgcagaaacaaacGGTAAAAATCACAAGTGTAATCAAGGGGATCAATCTATGGTAGAACTTGTTTCTGCCAGGGGCTGTATAGAAGATGGGAATTTTCCAGGTTTGTTGATGCTGTCTGCCAAAAAATCTTCATCTTCCACTATCCTTGTCAATGATCCAAGCCTTGGGACACCATCTAGGGATTCTGTTTCCATTAACAATAATGCAGGAAGCAAAACCCAACCGAGTTTAGATGAAGAACATTCATCAATTGAGGACGAGAAAGAAGGTGAAGGTGGCTCGGGGTTGGAAAAGTTACTGAAGAACATCACGTTAGCAACTGAAACAAAGCAGTCGCAACTCAGCAACGATAGATTGTCACCTTTTGTTACTCCACGCACCAAGAGCCGATTGGCCAACTCCTCGTTAAAAAGTTATGATCCTTCACTTTTCGAGCAAACACTTGCCCTGCCAATTAGAGTTAGACGAGTCCGCAGAAAGCAGGTGGAAGATGCTGGAAGCCCATCTGGTTGGTTTGGTTCACTCAGCAATGGATCTGCTGTTTCCCAGGGTGCAGATGGTGAAGATGAAACTCGCTCCTTTCCTCACCCTCCAGACGATGAAGATGCAGATTTTGACACTGTTCCCTTTGTCAGACATAATGATCAGGAAAAATGGACTGTCCAACCATTGGCAGCTTTGTGCCCAGACCCGGAACTTGCAAGCTTTGACACTGTACCATTCCTAAATGCTAATCATGAAAAAAGAACAGCCCAACTTTCATCGCCAATTGCAAACAGCAACAAACAGCCCCTCAGCTTGAAAAGTGTAACTGAAGCCAGCGTAGGAAGCCAGAAAGCACCatttccacatcctgtgaaccCCAGAGAATATGGAGATACCAACCGAGATGGCTGTTTTTGCCCACCCATCAGGCAGTCCACTACAGAGATGGTTCAACCTGATGTGAAAGCCAGTGACGACAGTCAGATGAGATCCAATAAGCCTTCAGGGGAAGGCGATACCACGTGCTCTCTCAAAGATAATGACTTGCAAAGTGAGCTGAAAATATCAGAAAGAGAGCAGGGATTGTGTGGTGCTGCAGAGTTGCCCAGGCCTTCCTCTCTGCATCTTAGTCCGGTGCCACTAGCTGGAGAACCCGAGGCTGAGAGCGAGGCCTTTCCCCAAAACAGCAACGTGTGTGAAAGCACCAGGCTGGAGGATGCCAATTTGCAACTGGGAAATTGGGACCAAAGGTGTAGCTTTTCCAAACGGTCTATTGAAGACCGCCTGTCAAAAATACCAAACCACAATGCCGAATGGCAAAGCCTTTTGGGAAGCCTTGACCTCCAGCTTTCTCCCGGCGGTCGCCCAGTTAACAGCAGTGTAAGCGAGACGGTGGAGTACCTTTACACTGACACCGAGGAGGGCCATACCTTGATAGAGCGCCGTTATCCTTGCAAGGACACAAGCTTTGAGAACCTGAGCACTTCAGGCTCTGAGGAGACAGTCATCTATGACTGGAGGTCCTACACAAACAGAGAGGCCTGTGCCAAGGAGGAAGAAAACCTGCCATCTGGTGATGGAGTGCCAAAATTGTCTCCTCGCCTCCTGCTCTTATCTAACAGTCAGATACGAAGGCAACTTAAAGATTACGGAGAAGACCCTGGACCAATAACAGACCTTACCCGAAAGGTTTACCTGCGTTATCTGGACAGGATTGGAAAGGAGCCCCTCCCCAGGAAGCCACAACAGTTTACAA GTTACAGTCCAGAGCTCTGTCAGAGTCTGGAAACGTTtgtcttcccagactgcactcAGGAAGAACTAGCTTTAGTGCAGCAATTTGATCAACCTGACCAGAATCGCAagtggagggaggggctcctcaaATCCAGCTTCAATTACTTACTCCTCGATCCCAG GGTCACCAAGAACCTGCCAGCCCGGTGTCACACATTGAGCTCTGCAGAGTGCTTCCGCACGTTTGTCAGCTCCATCTTCTATGTGGGAAAAGGGAAGCGTTCCAGACCCTACTGTCACCTCTACGATGCACTGAcgcattttaaaaataacaataatCAG GTGAGTGCAAAACTGAAGCAGATTCTGGATATCTGGGAGAGTGGCCAAGGGGTGATTTCTCTGCATTGTTTCCAGAACGTTATTCCTGTTGAGGCATACACCCGGGAGGCATGCATGGTGGATGCGCTGG GCCTGCAGATGTTGACCAACAAGAAGCGCGGGGATTATTACGGTGTTGCTGCGACCTGGCCAatgaagcgacgccggcggctgGGGGTCCACATGCTCGGCCGAGCGTCGCAGATCTTTCTGGCGGAAGGGGAGCGGCAGCTGCGCCCAGCCGACCTCAGGATCGGGCAGTGA